From Brassica oleracea var. oleracea cultivar TO1000 chromosome C3, BOL, whole genome shotgun sequence, a single genomic window includes:
- the LOC106334442 gene encoding alkane hydroxylase MAH1-like: protein MASISLFEASLSLFCFLIIFCYFLNKKHFGYLVNKRSPWNWPVLGMLPALVLWSRRIDVLIRVLEKSNLTFLFKGPWFARMDALITVDPANIHHILSSNFSNYIKGPEFKEIVDVFGDPLFTADGDLWKNIKMSSQVILSRQGFQNLSMSVATSKIKDVLLPIFSRFSEEGTVVDLQDVFRRFMFDISLVLVSGSDPQSLSIEMPEVELAEAFEDAGEAIVSRLIIPRFLWKLQNRLGLGKEKKLIEAGATFDRVCAKYIAAKREEIRSQGIHHHDHDGECEDFLTYYIKLDTSKYELLDPSDDKFLRDTILAIIMAIRDTSSSALTWFFWLLSKNPHVEAKIRQEIITNLPKTATSQERPWSATDHREFLNKLVYLHGALYETMRLYPPLPFQRKTSIKSDVLPSGHIVDANSNVIFLVYALGRMRSVWGEDALEFKPERWVSETGELRHEPSSKFLVFNTGPRTCSGKHLAMTSMKTIVVEILQHYDIKLVEGHKIKPKAHLNLLMKHGLRVTLTKRCSA from the coding sequence ATGGCTTCTATCAGCTTATTCGAAGCATCACTATCTCTTTTTTGCTTTCTCATCATCTTCTGTTACTTTCTCAACAAAAAACATTTTGGTTACCTTGTCAACAAAAGATCCCCTTGGAACTGGCCTGTTCTTGGGATGCTTCCAGCTTTGGTCTTGTGGTCACGTCGGATCGACGTTCTCATCCGCGTCTTAGAGAAGAGCAACTTGACGTTTTTATTCAAAGGTCCGTGGTTCGCTAGAATGGATGCGTTAATCACCGTTGATCCAGCTAATATACATCATATATTGAGCTCAAATTTCTCCAACTACATCAAGGGACCGGAGTTCAAAGAGATTGTAGATGTCTTTGGAGACCCGCTTTTCACTGCCGACGGAGATCTATGGAAAAACATAAAAATGTCTTCTCAGGTCATCCTCAGTCGTCAAGGTTTTCAAAACTTGTCAATGAGTGTCGCAACAAGTAAAATCAAGGACGTGCTTCTTCCTATTTTCAGTCGCTTTTCAGAGGAAGGGACGGTCGTGGACTTGCAGGACGTGTTCCGGAGATTCATGTTCGATATATCCCTAGTTTTAGTATCCGGTTCTGATCCTCAGTCTCTCTCCATTGAAATGCCAGAGGTTGAGCTCGCAGAAGCCTTCGAGGATGCTGGGGAAGCCATTGTGTCTAGGCTTATCATACCAAGATTCTTGTGGAAGTTGCAAAACCGGTTGGGACTGGGAAAGGAGAAGAAGCTGATAGAAGCGGGCGCGACATTTGATAGAGTGTGCGCAAAATACATAGCTGCAAAGAGAGAAGAGATAAGATCACAAGGGATTCATCATCATGATCATGATGGAGAATGTGAAGATTTTTTAACATATTACATAAAGCTCGATACAAGCAAATACGAGCTCTTGGATCCAAGCGATGATAAGTTTCTTAGAGACACCATTTTGGCTATCATTATGGCAATAAGGGATACCTCTTCCAGTGCTCTCACTTGGTTTTTTTGGCTCCTCTCAAAAAACCCTCACGTGGAAGCCAAGATTCGCCAAGAGATCATCACAAACCTACCAAAAACTGCAACTAGTCAAGAGAGGCCATGGTCCGCTACCGATCACAGAGAGTTTTTGAACAAGTTGGTTTATCTACATGGGGCCTTGTATGAAACCATGAGGCTCTATCCACCACTTCCCTTCCAGCGCAAGACTTCTATAAAATCAGATGTACTTCCAAGTGGGCACATAGTCGATGCTAATTCTAACGTTATCTTCCTTGTCTATGCGTTAGGGAGGATGAGATCCGTATGGGGAGAAGACGCGTTGGAATTCAAGCCAGAGAGATGGGTTTCAGAGACTGGTGAGTTGAGACACGAGCCTTCTTCCAAGTTCCTTGTGTTTAACACCGGTCCGAGAACTTGTTCCGGTAAGCATTTAGCTATGACTTCAATGAAGACCATAGTTGTGGAGATATTACAACACTATGACATTAAGCTCGTCGAAGGACATAAGATTAAGCCAAAGGCTCATCTTAATCTGCTCATGAAACATGGGCTTAGAGTCACACTTACTAAGAGATGTTCAGCTTGA
- the LOC106334519 gene encoding coatomer subunit alpha-2 isoform X2, translating into MLTKFETKSNRVKGLTFHPKRPWILASLHSGVIQLWDYRMGTLIDRFDEHEGPVRGVHFHNSQPLFVSGGDDYKIKVWNHKTHRCLFTLLGHLDYIRTVQFHHENPWIVSASDDQTIRIWNWQSRTCISVLTGHNHYVMCASFHPKEDLVVSASLDQTVRVWDIGSLKKKSVSPADDLMRFTQMNSDLFGGVDAIVKYVLEGHDRGVNWASFHPTLPLIVSGADDRQVKLWRMNETKAWEVDTLRGHMNNVSSVMFHAKQDIIVSNSEDKSIRVWDATKRTGIQTFRREHDRFWILAVHPEINLLAAGHDNGMIVFKLERERPAFAVSGDSLFYVKDRFLRYYECSTQKESQVIPIRRPGTPSLNQSPRTLSYSPTENAVLICSDLDGGSYELYIIPKESVGRSDVVQDAKRGTGGSAVFIARNRFAVLEKSTSQVLVKNLKNEVVKKSALPIPTDAIFYAGTGNLLCRSEDKVVIFDLQQRLVLGELQTPFVRYVVWSNDMQSVALLSKHTIIIASKKLVLQCTLHETIRVKSGAWDENGVFIYTTLNHIKYCLPNGDSGIIRTLDVPIYITKVSGNTIFCLDRDGKNRAITINATEYIFKLALLRKKYDHVMGMIKNSQLCGQAMIAYLQQKGFPEVALHFVEDERVRFNLALESGNISVAVASATEINEKEQWYKLGVEALRQGNAGIVEFAYQQTKNFERLSFLYLITGKLDKLSKLMKIAEVKNNVMGQFHNALYLGDVKERVKILENAGHLPLAYITASVHGLNDIAERLATELGDNVPSLPEGKTPSLLMPPSPVMCGGDWPLLRVMKGIFEGGLESAARGGAVDDEEEDIGGDWGEGLDMVDVDGMEDTDIKAILEEAERGGEEEDNDEEGGWLGIDDLELPPELDTPKASANARSSVFVAPTQGMPVSHIWSQKSSLAAEQAAAGSFDAAMRLLHRQLGIKNFAPLKSMFIDLFNGSHSYLRAFTSSPVVSLAIERGWSESSSPNVRGPPALVYDFSQQEEKLKAGYKATTSGKLTEALRLFLSILHTIPLVVVESRSEVDEVKELVTIVKEYVLGLKMELKRRETRDDPVRQQELAAYFTHCNLQLPHLRLALFSAMGVCYRARNLATAYNFAKRLLETNPMESQAKTARQIVQAAERNMTDATELNYDFRNPFVICGLTYVPIYRGQKDVSCPYCTARFVPNQEGNICGVCDLAVIGADASGLVCSPSQVR; encoded by the exons ATGTTGACGAAGTTCGAGACGAAGAGTAACAGAGTCAAGGGCCTCACCTTCCACCCCAAACGCCCATGGATCCTCGCCAGTTTGCACAGTGGCGTGATCCAGCTCTGGGATTATCGTATGGGCACTTTGATCGATCGATTCGACGAGCACGAAGGTCCTGTCCGTGGTGTCCATTTTCACAATTCTCAGCCTCTCTTCGTCTCCGGAG GAGACGATTACAAGATTAAAGTTTGGAACCACAAAACGCACAGGTGCCTTTTCACTCTCCTCGGCCATCTCGACTACATCCGCACTGTCCAGTTTCACCACGAGAACCCGTGGATTGTGAGTGCTAGTGACGATCAGACTATCCGCATATGGAACTGGCAGTCACGGACTTGTATCTCTGTGTTGACCGGTCATAATCACTATGTTATGTGTGCTTCTTTCCATCCTAAGGAAGACCTTGTCGTGTCAGCATCTTTGGATCAGACTGTCCGTGTCTGGGATATTGGTTCTCTTAAGAAGAAGTCTGTGTCTCCTGCCGATGACCTCATGCGGTTTACTCAGATGAACTCTGATCTTTTTGGTGGTGTTGACGCTATAGTTAAGTACGTCCTCGAAGGTCATGATAGAGGAGTAAACTGGGCTTCGTTTCATCCCACCCTTCCTCTCATCGTCTCTGGTGCAGATGACCGCCAAGTAAAGCTCTGGCGTATGAATG AAACTAAAGCATGGGAGGTGGATACACTGCGAGGCCACATGAATAATGTTTCATCTGTTATGTTCCATGCAAAACAGGACATTATTGTATCCAACTCTGAGGATAAAAGCATTCGTGTCTGGGATGCTACCAAGCGAACTGGAATCCAAACTTTTCGCCGTGAGCATGATCGATTCTGGATTCTTGCAGTTCACCCTGAGATTAATTTACTGGCAGCGGGGCATGACAATGGTATGATCGTGTTCAAACTTGAGAGAGAACGTCCTGCATTTGCTGTGAGTGGTGATTCTTTGTTCTATGTCAAAGATAGATTTTTGAGGTACTACGAATGTTCAACTCAGAAAGAATCCCAAGTTATCCCCATACGGCGTCCTGGTACACCAAGCTTGAATCAAAGTCCCAGAACTCTATCTTACAGTCCGACGGAAAATGCAGTTTTGATCTGCTCAGATCTGGATGGTGGCTCTTACGAGTTGTACATCATACCCAAAGAAAGTGTTGGCAGGAGTGACGTTGTGCAAGATGCAAAGAGGGGCACAGGTGGTTCTGCGGTATTCATTGCCCGTAACCGGTTTGCTGTTCTTGAGAAAAGCACCAGCCAGGTGCTAGTCAAGAATCTCAAGAATGAGGTGGTTAAAAAGAGTGCTCTGCCTATTCCCACAGATGCTATCTTTTATGCTGGGACTGGAAATTTGCTTTGTAGATCTGAGGATAAAGTGGTTATATTTGACCTTCAGCAAAGGCTGGTCCTTGGTGAACTTCAGACACCGTTTGTTAGGTACGTTGTTTGGTCTAATGATATGCAGAGTGTTGCTTTGCTCAGCAAACATACTATCATTATCGCGAGCAAAAAACTTGTCCTCCAGTGCACGCTTCATGAGACAATACGTGTGAAAAGTGGAGCTTGGGATGAAAATGGTGTCTTCATTTACACAACTTTGAACCATATCAAGTACTGCCTTCCTAATGGAGATAGTGGAATCATCCGAACCCTGGATGTCCCTATCTATATCACCAAGGTTTCTGGAAATACAATCTTTTGCTTGGACAGGGATGGGAAAAACAGGGCAATCACCATCAATGCAACTGAATACATTTTCAAGCTTGCACTGCTGAGGAAGAAGTACGACCATGTCATGGGCATGATAAAGAACTCTCAGCTATGTGGACAGGCTATGATTGCTTACCTGCAGCAGAAAGGATTCCCTGAAGTTGCCCTCCATTTTGTTGAGGACGAAAGGGTCCGATTCAACCTGGCTCTTGAAAGCGGCAACATCAGCGTCGCTGTTGCGTCCGCTACAGAGATTAATGAGAAAGAGCAGTGGTACAAACTTGGGGTGGAGGCTCTTCGCCAAGGTAATGCTGGGATTGTTGAATTTGCGTACCAGCAGACGAAGAATTTTGAGAGGTTGTCGTTTCTTTATCTCATTACTGGTAAGTTGGACAAGCTTTCAAAGCTGATGAAGATTGCAGAAGTGAAGAACAACGTAATGGGTCAGTTTCATAATGCTCTCTACTTAGGAGATGTAAAAGAGCGTGTCAAGATACTTGAGAATGCTGGTCATTTGCCTCTCGCTTATATCACTGCTTCGGTTCATGGATTAAATGACATCGCTGAGCGACTGGCGACTGAGCTTGGAGATAACGTGCCCTCATTGCCTGAAGGAAAAACTCCATCGCTTCTGATGCCACCATCTCCCGTCATGTGTGGTGGTGATTGGCCTCTTCTAAGAGTGATGAAGGGAATATTTGAAGGCGGACTTGAGAGTGCAGCCAGAGGAGGGGCTGTTGATGATGAAGAAGAAGATATTGGTGGCGATTGGGGTGAGGGACTTGACATGGTCGATGTTGATGGAATGGAGGACACAGACATCAAAGCCATTTTGGAGGAAGCAGAAAGAGGAGGAGAAGAGGAAGACAATGATGAAGAAGGTGGATGGTTGGGAATTGACGACTTGGAGCTCCCACCAGAGCTTGACACTCCTAAGGCCTCTGCTAACGCACGTTCATCCGTCTTCGTGGCACCTACTCAAGGTATGCCTGTAAGTCATATTTGGAGCCAGAAATCTTCCCTTGCTGCTGAGCAAGCCGCAGCGGGAAGCTTCGACGCTGCGATGCGTCTGCTCCACAGACAGCTTGGCATTAAGAACTTCGCGCCTTTGAAATCGATGTTTATTGATTTGTTCAACGGAAGCCACAGCTATCTGCGTGCTTTTACTTCATCTCCTGTGGTCTCACTTGCCATTGAGCGCGGATGGAGCGAGTCTTCCAGTCCCAACGTCCGTGGCCCACCAGCTCTTGTTTATGATTTCTCCCAGCAAGAAGAGAAGCTCAAAGCTGGCTACAAAGCCACAACAAGTGGGAAATTGACTGAGGCTCTCCGTCTCTTCCTCTCTATCCTCCACACCATCCCTCTAGTGGTGGTCGAGTCAAGAAGTGAAGTCGATGAG GTTAAGGAGCTCGTCACCATCGTCAAAGAATATGTCCTCGGTCTTAAAATGGAGCTTAAGAGAAGAGAGACCAGAGATGATCCAGTGAGGCAGCAAGAGCTCGCTGCTTACTTCACTCACTGCAACCTTCAACTACCTCACTTAAGACTCGCCCTGTTTAGTGCAATGGGAGTCTGCTACAGGGCGAGGAACCTCGCCACTGCCTATAACTTCGCCAAAAGATTGTTGGAAACGAACCCAATGGAGAGCCAGGCCAAGACGGCTAGACAAATTGTTCAAGCAGCTGAACGCAATATGACTGATGCTACAGAGCTCAACTACGACTTCAGAAACCCGTTTGTGATATGCGGATTAACCTATGTCCCAATCTATAGAGGTCAGAAAGACGTGTCATGTCCATACTGCACGGCCAGGTTTGTACCAAACCAGGAAGGAAACATATGCGGGGTCTGTGATCTTGCAGTCATTGGCGCAGACGCATCTGGTTTGGTATGCTCTCCGTCTCAGGTCCGCTGA
- the LOC106333863 gene encoding alkane hydroxylase MAH1-like yields MASMGLFEAFISLFFFLIFYHFIIKKHSGYVKKTLFQSYPWNWPVLGMLPGVLLRLSRIDDIIWVLEKNNLTFSFKGPWFARMDMLFTVDPANIQHMLSSNFSNYNKGPEFKELIDVFGGSILIADGELWKNLRMSSQAILSRQGFQNMSMSVTTSKLKDVLLPLFSCLSEDGTIVDLQDMFQRFMFDTTLVTTIGSDPQSLSTEMPELELAKALENAGEAIVFRHLNAGEAIVFRHFIPRFMWKFQTWMGLGQAKKLIDAGATFDRVCAKYILSKREEIQEIDHHHDHSNGESEDVLTYFMKLDTSKYELLKPSDDKFLRDTIVASILAMRDTTSTALTWFFWLISENPYVEAKIRQEINKNLPKAESSLERSWSAMDRKDYLNKLVYLHGALFETMRLYPPIPFECTSPIQSDVLPSGHRIEANFAIIIPIYLMGRMKSIWGEDALQFKPERWISETGKLRHEPSSKFFVFNSGPRICPGKNLAILVMKNVVVEILQNYDIKLVKGHKVKPKPRLVLQMKHGLRVTLTKRCSA; encoded by the coding sequence ATGGCTTCTATGGGCTTGTTTGAAGCATTCATCTCTCTTTTTTTCTTTCTCATCTTCTATCACTTTATCATCAAGAAACATTCTGGTTACGTCAAGAAAACTCTTTTTCAAAGCTACCCTTGGAACTGGCCTGTTCTTGGGATGCTTCCAGGTGTGCTCCTGAGGCTCAGTCGGATCGATGATATCATCTGGGTCTTAGAGAAGAACAACTTGACATTTTCATTCAAGGGTCCATGGTTCGCTAGAATGGATATGTTGTTCACGGTTGATCCAGCTAATATACAACATATGTTGAGCTCAAATTTCTCCAACTACAACAAAGGACCGGAGTTCAAAGAGTTAATAGATGTTTTCGGAGGCTCAATATTAATCGCCGACGGAGAGCTATGGAAGAATCTAAGGATGTCTTCACAGGCCATCCTCAGTCGTCAAGGTTTTCAAAATATGTCAATGAGTGTCACAACAAGTAAACTCAAGGACGTGCTTCTTCCTCTTTTCAGTTGCCTTTCAGAGGATGGGACAATCGTGGACTTGCAGGATATGTTCCAGAGATTCATGTTTGATACAACACTAGTTACAACTATCGGGTCTGATCCTCAATCTCTCTCCACTGAGATGCCAGAGCTTGAGCTCGCAAAAGCCCTCGAAAATGCTGGGGAAGCCATTGTATTTAGACATTTAAATGCTGGGGAAGCCATTGTATTTAGACATTTCATACCAAGATTCATGTGGAAGTTTCAAACATGGATGGGACTGGGTCAAGCGAAAAAGTTGATAGACGCGGGTGCCACTTTTGATCGAGTCTGTGCCAAATATATATTATCAAAGAGAGAAGAGATACAAGAGATTGATCATCATCATGATCATTCAAATGGAGAAAGTGAAGATGTTTTAACGTATTTCATGAAGCTAGATACAAGCAAGTACGAGCTCTTGAAACCAAGCGATGATAAGTTCCTTAGAGACACCATTGTAGCTAGCATTCTCGCAATGAGGGATACCACTTCCACTGCTCTCACTTGGTTTTTCTGGCTCATCTCAGAAAATCCTTACGTGGAAGCCAAGATTCGCCAAGAGATCAACAAAAATCTACCAAAAGCCGAAAGTAGTCTAGAGAGGTCATGGTCGGCTATGGATCGGAAAGATTATTTGAACAAGTTAGTGTATCTACATGGGGCGTTGTTTGAAACAATGAGGCTTTATCCACCAATTCCGTTCGAGTGCACCTCTCCAATACAATCAGATGTACTTCCAAGTGGACATAGAATCGAGGCAAACTTTGCTATTATCATCCCAATCTATTTGATGGGGAGGATGAAATCCATATGGGGAGAAGACGCGTTGCAATTTAAGCCAGAGAGATGGATTTCAGAGACCGGAAAGTTGAGACATGAGCCCTCTTCCAAGTTCTTTGTGTTTAACTCCGGTCCAAGAATTTGCCCTGGTAAGAATTTAGCTATTCTTGTAATGAAGAATGTAGTCGTGGAGATATTACAAAACTATGACATTAAGCTAGTCAAAGGACACAAGGTTAAGCCAAAGCCTCGTCTTGTTCTTCAGATGAAGCATGGGCTTAGGGTCACCCTTACTAAGAGATGTTCAGCTTGA
- the LOC106334519 gene encoding coatomer subunit alpha-2 isoform X1 — MLTKFETKSNRVKGLTFHPKRPWILASLHSGVIQLWDYRMGTLIDRFDEHEGPVRGVHFHNSQPLFVSGGDDYKIKVWNHKTHRCLFTLLGHLDYIRTVQFHHENPWIVSASDDQTIRIWNWQSRTCISVLTGHNHYVMCASFHPKEDLVVSASLDQTVRVWDIGSLKKKSVSPADDLMRFTQMNSDLFGGVDAIVKYVLEGHDRGVNWASFHPTLPLIVSGADDRQVKLWRMNETKAWEVDTLRGHMNNVSSVMFHAKQDIIVSNSEDKSIRVWDATKRTGIQTFRREHDRFWILAVHPEINLLAAGHDNGMIVFKLERERPAFAVSGDSLFYVKDRFLRYYECSTQKESQVIPIRRPGTPSLNQSPRTLSYSPTENAVLICSDLDGGSYELYIIPKESVGRSDVVQDAKRGTGGSAVFIARNRFAVLEKSTSQVLVKNLKNEVVKKSALPIPTDAIFYAGTGNLLCRSEDKVVIFDLQQRLVLGELQTPFVRYVVWSNDMQSVALLSKHTIIIASKKLVLQCTLHETIRVKSGAWDENGVFIYTTLNHIKYCLPNGDSGIIRTLDVPIYITKVSGNTIFCLDRDGKNRAITINATEYIFKLALLRKKYDHVMGMIKNSQLCGQAMIAYLQQKGFPEVALHFVEDERVRFNLALESGNISVAVASATEINEKEQWYKLGVEALRQGNAGIVEFAYQQTKNFERLSFLYLITGKLDKLSKLMKIAEVKNNVMGQFHNALYLGDVKERVKILENAGHLPLAYITASVHGLNDIAERLATELGDNVPSLPEGKTPSLLMPPSPVMCGGDWPLLRVMKGIFEGGLESAARGGAVDDEEEDIGGDWGEGLDMVDVDGMEDTDIKAILEEAERGGEEEDNDEEGGWLGIDDLELPPELDTPKASANARSSVFVAPTQGMPVSHIWSQKSSLAAEQAAAGSFDAAMRLLHRQLGIKNFAPLKSMFIDLFNGSHSYLRAFTSSPVVSLAIERGWSESSSPNVRGPPALVYDFSQQEEKLKAGYKATTSGKLTEALRLFLSILHTIPLVVVESRSEVDEVKELVTIVKEYVLGLKMELKRRETRDDPVRQQELAAYFTHCNLQLPHLRLALFSAMGVCYKARNLATAYNFAKRLLETNPMESQAKTARQIVQAAERNMTDATELNYDFRNPFVICGLTYVPIYRGQKDVSCPYCTARFVPNQEGNICGVCDLAVIGADASGLVCSPSQVR; from the exons ATGTTGACGAAGTTCGAGACGAAGAGTAACAGAGTCAAGGGCCTCACCTTCCACCCCAAACGCCCATGGATCCTCGCCAGTTTGCACAGTGGCGTGATCCAGCTCTGGGATTATCGTATGGGCACTTTGATCGATCGATTCGACGAGCACGAAGGTCCTGTCCGTGGTGTCCATTTTCACAATTCTCAGCCTCTCTTCGTCTCCGGAG GAGACGATTACAAGATTAAAGTTTGGAACCACAAAACGCACAGGTGCCTTTTCACTCTCCTCGGCCATCTCGACTACATCCGCACTGTCCAGTTTCACCACGAGAACCCGTGGATTGTGAGTGCTAGTGACGATCAGACTATCCGCATATGGAACTGGCAGTCACGGACTTGTATCTCTGTGTTGACCGGTCATAATCACTATGTTATGTGTGCTTCTTTCCATCCTAAGGAAGACCTTGTCGTGTCAGCATCTTTGGATCAGACTGTCCGTGTCTGGGATATTGGTTCTCTTAAGAAGAAGTCTGTGTCTCCTGCCGATGACCTCATGCGGTTTACTCAGATGAACTCTGATCTTTTTGGTGGTGTTGACGCTATAGTTAAGTACGTCCTCGAAGGTCATGATAGAGGAGTAAACTGGGCTTCGTTTCATCCCACCCTTCCTCTCATCGTCTCTGGTGCAGATGACCGCCAAGTAAAGCTCTGGCGTATGAATG AAACTAAAGCATGGGAGGTGGATACACTGCGAGGCCACATGAATAATGTTTCATCTGTTATGTTCCATGCAAAACAGGACATTATTGTATCCAACTCTGAGGATAAAAGCATTCGTGTCTGGGATGCTACCAAGCGAACTGGAATCCAAACTTTTCGCCGTGAGCATGATCGATTCTGGATTCTTGCAGTTCACCCTGAGATTAATTTACTGGCAGCGGGGCATGACAATGGTATGATCGTGTTCAAACTTGAGAGAGAACGTCCTGCATTTGCTGTGAGTGGTGATTCTTTGTTCTATGTCAAAGATAGATTTTTGAGGTACTACGAATGTTCAACTCAGAAAGAATCCCAAGTTATCCCCATACGGCGTCCTGGTACACCAAGCTTGAATCAAAGTCCCAGAACTCTATCTTACAGTCCGACGGAAAATGCAGTTTTGATCTGCTCAGATCTGGATGGTGGCTCTTACGAGTTGTACATCATACCCAAAGAAAGTGTTGGCAGGAGTGACGTTGTGCAAGATGCAAAGAGGGGCACAGGTGGTTCTGCGGTATTCATTGCCCGTAACCGGTTTGCTGTTCTTGAGAAAAGCACCAGCCAGGTGCTAGTCAAGAATCTCAAGAATGAGGTGGTTAAAAAGAGTGCTCTGCCTATTCCCACAGATGCTATCTTTTATGCTGGGACTGGAAATTTGCTTTGTAGATCTGAGGATAAAGTGGTTATATTTGACCTTCAGCAAAGGCTGGTCCTTGGTGAACTTCAGACACCGTTTGTTAGGTACGTTGTTTGGTCTAATGATATGCAGAGTGTTGCTTTGCTCAGCAAACATACTATCATTATCGCGAGCAAAAAACTTGTCCTCCAGTGCACGCTTCATGAGACAATACGTGTGAAAAGTGGAGCTTGGGATGAAAATGGTGTCTTCATTTACACAACTTTGAACCATATCAAGTACTGCCTTCCTAATGGAGATAGTGGAATCATCCGAACCCTGGATGTCCCTATCTATATCACCAAGGTTTCTGGAAATACAATCTTTTGCTTGGACAGGGATGGGAAAAACAGGGCAATCACCATCAATGCAACTGAATACATTTTCAAGCTTGCACTGCTGAGGAAGAAGTACGACCATGTCATGGGCATGATAAAGAACTCTCAGCTATGTGGACAGGCTATGATTGCTTACCTGCAGCAGAAAGGATTCCCTGAAGTTGCCCTCCATTTTGTTGAGGACGAAAGGGTCCGATTCAACCTGGCTCTTGAAAGCGGCAACATCAGCGTCGCTGTTGCGTCCGCTACAGAGATTAATGAGAAAGAGCAGTGGTACAAACTTGGGGTGGAGGCTCTTCGCCAAGGTAATGCTGGGATTGTTGAATTTGCGTACCAGCAGACGAAGAATTTTGAGAGGTTGTCGTTTCTTTATCTCATTACTGGTAAGTTGGACAAGCTTTCAAAGCTGATGAAGATTGCAGAAGTGAAGAACAACGTAATGGGTCAGTTTCATAATGCTCTCTACTTAGGAGATGTAAAAGAGCGTGTCAAGATACTTGAGAATGCTGGTCATTTGCCTCTCGCTTATATCACTGCTTCGGTTCATGGATTAAATGACATCGCTGAGCGACTGGCGACTGAGCTTGGAGATAACGTGCCCTCATTGCCTGAAGGAAAAACTCCATCGCTTCTGATGCCACCATCTCCCGTCATGTGTGGTGGTGATTGGCCTCTTCTAAGAGTGATGAAGGGAATATTTGAAGGCGGACTTGAGAGTGCAGCCAGAGGAGGGGCTGTTGATGATGAAGAAGAAGATATTGGTGGCGATTGGGGTGAGGGACTTGACATGGTCGATGTTGATGGAATGGAGGACACAGACATCAAAGCCATTTTGGAGGAAGCAGAAAGAGGAGGAGAAGAGGAAGACAATGATGAAGAAGGTGGATGGTTGGGAATTGACGACTTGGAGCTCCCACCAGAGCTTGACACTCCTAAGGCCTCTGCTAACGCACGTTCATCCGTCTTCGTGGCACCTACTCAAGGTATGCCTGTAAGTCATATTTGGAGCCAGAAATCTTCCCTTGCTGCTGAGCAAGCCGCAGCGGGAAGCTTCGACGCTGCGATGCGTCTGCTCCACAGACAGCTTGGCATTAAGAACTTCGCGCCTTTGAAATCGATGTTTATTGATTTGTTCAACGGAAGCCACAGCTATCTGCGTGCTTTTACTTCATCTCCTGTGGTCTCACTTGCCATTGAGCGCGGATGGAGCGAGTCTTCCAGTCCCAACGTCCGTGGCCCACCAGCTCTTGTTTATGATTTCTCCCAGCAAGAAGAGAAGCTCAAAGCTGGCTACAAAGCCACAACAAGTGGGAAATTGACTGAGGCTCTCCGTCTCTTCCTCTCTATCCTCCACACCATCCCTCTAGTGGTGGTCGAGTCAAGAAGTGAAGTCGATGAGGTTAAGGAGCTCGTCACCATCGTCAAAGAATATGTCCTCGGTCTTAAAATGGAGCTTAAGAGAAGAGAGACCAGAGATGATCCAGTGAGGCAGCAAGAGCTCGCTGCTTACTTCACTCACTGCAACCTTCAACTACCTCACTTAAGACTCGCCCTGTTTAGTGCAATGGGAGTCTGCTACAAGGCGAGGAACCTCGCCACTGCCTATAACTTCGCCAAAAG ATTGTTGGAAACGAACCCAATGGAGAGCCAGGCCAAGACGGCTAGACAAATTGTTCAAGCAGCTGAACGCAATATGACTGATGCTACAGAGCTCAACTACGACTTCAGAAACCCGTTTGTGATATGCGGATTAACCTATGTCCCAATCTATAGAGGTCAGAAAGACGTGTCATGTCCATACTGCACGGCCAGGTTTGTACCAAACCAGGAAGGAAACATATGCGGGGTCTGTGATCTTGCAGTCATTGGCGCAGACGCATCTGGTTTGGTATGCTCTCCGTCTCAGGTCCGCTGA